One window from the genome of Pelodictyon luteolum DSM 273 encodes:
- a CDS encoding AAA family ATPase: MNGRRFIITGGPGSGKSTLIEELRKRGFACYREVSRDIIRREARRPGGVLPWTDLEAFSRLALRAILRQHAHAMKRKGACFFDRGLPDVFGYLRHAGLPVPDDYLEAHRGCRYSRRVFILPPWPEIYVNDRERPQSEAESAALSRSLHDTYSWLGYRIHEVPRAGVEERADWLLHEAGIG, translated from the coding sequence ATGAACGGAAGGCGGTTCATCATCACCGGCGGTCCCGGCAGCGGGAAAAGCACCCTCATCGAGGAGCTTCGTAAGCGTGGGTTCGCCTGTTACCGGGAGGTGTCGCGGGACATCATCCGTCGCGAAGCCCGCCGTCCGGGCGGCGTTTTGCCGTGGACCGATCTTGAAGCGTTTTCCCGACTCGCTCTGCGCGCCATCCTCCGCCAGCACGCCCATGCGATGAAGCGAAAGGGTGCCTGCTTTTTCGACCGGGGCCTGCCGGACGTGTTCGGCTACCTCCGCCATGCCGGGCTTCCTGTTCCTGACGACTACCTTGAAGCGCACAGAGGGTGCCGATACAGCAGGAGGGTGTTCATTCTTCCTCCCTGGCCGGAAATCTATGTCAACGACCGGGAGCGCCCGCAGTCAGAGGCTGAATCCGCCGCTCTCAGCCGTTCACTCCACGATACTTACAGCTGGCTCGGCTACCGCATCCACGAAGTGCCCCGGGCCGGGGTCGAAGAGCGAGCCGACTGGCTGCTCCATGAGGCTGGAATCGGCTGA
- a CDS encoding TIGR03915 family putative DNA repair protein codes for MNSYLYDGTAEGLLSAISFILDTDAHPEEAVLAVREDTLFEEGAMVPTDTERASEFFLRLRHDAPEAARTLFTFLLAEKKGMEGSLVCYLMLSLQSGADVNAFLTDPSVKEIVATAKKTSRELHRMKGLLRFEKLRDGAYLARMEPESNILQPLAYYFSRRLKAEDWFIYDAGRRTAARWHQRELRFGAIEEFTNPPHSEDEMKVQALWKVFFSSIAIADRKDSRLQKSNMPMKYWKYLVEKPGE; via the coding sequence ATGAACAGCTATCTTTACGACGGAACCGCCGAAGGCCTGCTTTCGGCCATCTCCTTCATTCTCGATACCGATGCCCACCCGGAGGAGGCTGTGCTCGCTGTACGGGAGGACACCCTGTTCGAGGAGGGGGCGATGGTACCGACTGACACAGAAAGGGCCTCGGAATTCTTCCTGCGGCTCCGCCACGATGCACCCGAAGCGGCCCGAACGCTCTTCACGTTCCTGCTCGCTGAAAAAAAGGGGATGGAGGGGAGCCTCGTTTGCTACCTCATGCTGTCGCTCCAAAGCGGAGCGGACGTCAACGCTTTCCTCACCGACCCTTCAGTGAAGGAGATTGTCGCAACTGCCAAAAAAACATCGCGTGAGCTGCACCGCATGAAAGGGCTCCTGCGCTTTGAAAAGCTCCGTGACGGGGCCTACCTCGCCAGAATGGAGCCCGAGAGCAACATCCTCCAGCCGCTTGCCTACTATTTCAGCAGGAGGCTCAAGGCGGAGGATTGGTTTATTTATGATGCAGGCCGTCGTACCGCCGCCCGCTGGCACCAGCGGGAGCTCCGTTTCGGCGCCATCGAAGAGTTTACGAATCCGCCTCACAGCGAGGACGAAATGAAGGTGCAGGCGCTCTGGAAGGTCTTTTTCAGCTCAATAGCCATCGCTGACAGAAAGGACTCCCGGCTCCAGAAGTCGAACATGCCGATGAAGTACTGGAAGTATCTGGTCGAAAAGCCGGGGGAGTGA
- a CDS encoding SRPBCC family protein, producing the protein MLVLPTTAPALPSVPALSAGELEELQRGEAVVTTESMGDGLTGVTGRIRVQAAADQVWDVITDYDHHWQFLPNVKESGLLSDNGREQEMFQTGRTGVLLFRKTVHIQLRLKGERPRRLVFRQTRGDFKVYNGEWRISDDPLGRGVLLTFVAEIKPDFFAPAMFVRKVQKKDLPGLLNAMKKRAEHLQPPAFKAE; encoded by the coding sequence ATGCTGGTCTTGCCGACGACGGCCCCGGCGCTTCCCTCCGTACCTGCGCTCTCGGCTGGAGAGCTCGAGGAACTGCAGCGGGGGGAGGCCGTGGTCACAACCGAGTCGATGGGAGATGGCCTCACCGGCGTCACCGGCCGGATCCGGGTGCAGGCCGCCGCCGATCAGGTATGGGACGTCATTACCGATTATGATCACCACTGGCAGTTTCTGCCGAACGTGAAAGAGAGCGGCCTGTTGTCCGACAACGGCCGCGAGCAGGAGATGTTCCAGACCGGCCGCACCGGGGTGCTGCTGTTCCGGAAGACCGTGCATATACAGCTGCGCCTGAAGGGCGAGCGGCCGCGCCGGCTCGTGTTCCGTCAGACGAGAGGTGACTTCAAGGTCTATAACGGGGAGTGGCGGATCAGCGATGATCCTCTTGGCCGGGGGGTGCTATTGACCTTCGTTGCGGAAATCAAGCCGGATTTTTTCGCCCCTGCGATGTTTGTCAGGAAGGTGCAGAAAAAAGACCTTCCCGGACTTTTGAACGCCATGAAAAAGCGGGCCGAGCATCTGCAGCCGCCTGCATTCAAGGCAGAGTAA
- the glpK gene encoding glycerol kinase GlpK, with translation MAILSIDQGTTGTTCIVYDAEGASVSRSYRELTQHYPREGWVEHDPMEIWRSVLECVGEVRREYPGPIAALGITNQRETTIVWDRVSGRPVHNAIVWQCRRTADICRRYQAEQERITLATGLPLDAYFSATKIRWILEAHPELDPGTLLFGTVDSWLVWNLTGGRTHATDFTNASRTMLFDIRSKQWDPGLLELFGVPASMLPEVRGSMDGYGTVVDIPGLRGVPIAAVVGDQQAALFGQCCFEAGSVKNTYGTGCFMVMNTGGELVRSKSGLLSTLAIQPDGRPCYALEGSVFIGGAVVQWLRDALGIIGSAAETEAIAVEAGSNGGVYMVPAFTGLGAPHWQMDARGTIVGLTRGSGRPQIVRAALESIAYQSADVFAAMRADTGMAAGSLTVDGGAVSNSFLMQFQADILGIRLKRPKNIESTSLGAASLAGLQCGLWQRADELPALQMEGDLFLPAMEDGLRRSLFDGWRKALCQTLAC, from the coding sequence ATGGCCATTCTCTCCATCGACCAGGGAACCACCGGAACCACCTGCATCGTCTACGATGCCGAAGGCGCTTCAGTTTCGAGAAGCTACCGTGAACTTACCCAGCACTACCCCCGGGAGGGGTGGGTGGAGCATGATCCGATGGAGATCTGGCGGAGTGTTCTGGAGTGCGTAGGGGAGGTTCGCCGCGAGTATCCGGGCCCCATTGCGGCCCTTGGCATCACCAACCAGCGGGAGACCACCATCGTATGGGACCGGGTGAGTGGCCGGCCGGTCCACAACGCCATCGTATGGCAGTGCCGTCGCACCGCCGACATCTGCCGCCGCTACCAGGCCGAGCAGGAGCGGATCACTCTTGCGACCGGTCTTCCGCTCGACGCCTATTTCAGTGCCACCAAGATCCGCTGGATACTCGAGGCCCATCCCGAGCTCGATCCCGGCACCCTCCTTTTCGGTACCGTTGACAGCTGGCTCGTCTGGAATCTGACCGGAGGCCGCACCCATGCCACCGATTTCACCAACGCATCGCGGACCATGCTCTTCGATATCCGCTCAAAGCAGTGGGACCCCGGCCTTCTGGAGCTGTTCGGGGTGCCGGCCTCCATGCTGCCGGAAGTGCGCGGTTCCATGGACGGGTACGGTACCGTGGTGGATATTCCGGGGCTCCGGGGCGTGCCGATTGCCGCTGTCGTGGGAGACCAGCAGGCGGCCCTGTTCGGGCAGTGCTGCTTTGAGGCCGGAAGCGTCAAGAACACTTACGGCACCGGCTGTTTCATGGTGATGAACACCGGCGGCGAACTGGTCCGCTCTAAAAGCGGTCTGCTCTCCACCCTTGCCATACAGCCTGACGGCCGGCCCTGCTACGCCCTTGAGGGCTCCGTGTTCATCGGTGGAGCTGTGGTGCAGTGGCTGCGCGACGCTCTCGGCATCATTGGAAGTGCTGCCGAAACCGAAGCCATTGCCGTGGAGGCGGGCTCGAACGGCGGGGTCTACATGGTGCCTGCCTTCACCGGACTCGGCGCTCCGCACTGGCAGATGGACGCCCGTGGAACGATTGTCGGCCTCACGAGGGGGAGCGGCCGCCCCCAGATTGTGCGTGCTGCACTGGAGTCCATCGCCTACCAGTCCGCCGACGTGTTTGCGGCCATGCGGGCCGATACGGGCATGGCTGCCGGCTCGCTCACCGTGGACGGCGGAGCGGTATCGAACAGCTTTCTTATGCAGTTCCAGGCCGATATCCTCGGCATCCGGCTGAAGCGTCCGAAAAACATTGAGTCGACCTCCCTCGGAGCCGCTTCGCTTGCCGGCCTGCAGTGCGGATTGTGGCAGCGGGCCGATGAGCTTCCGGCACTCCAGATGGAAGGGGACCTGTTTCTTCCAGCGATGGAGGACGGGCTTCGCCGCTCTCTCTTCGATGGATGGCGTAAGGCCCTTTGCCAGACGCTTGCTTGCTAG
- a CDS encoding cobyrinate a,c-diamide synthase produces the protein MIAPFSAFLIAAPSSGSGKTTLTLALLRLLSRRGLGVQPFKCGPDYLDTRLHGMAASVEGRERLGINLDTFMAPPAHARELFGRWSADADVAVVEGVMGLFDGAEKDRGSSAEIAKLLGLPVVMVVDARSMAYSAAPLLHGFRTFDARLNLSGVIFNRVNTPSHYSYLEAAARDAGVEPLGYVPKNEAIAISERHLGLNTSVSYDREGVIERMADHVAETLDIDRLLALSAVPRPEAPADLPRGTGGKRVIAVARDEAFSFLYQENLEVLRRYGRIEWFSPLEDDRLPEADLVCLAGGYPELYAEQLARNTAMRGAVAAYCRSGGRTWAECGGMMYLAEAITLADGSRHPMCGVLDLETTMQQASLTLGYRSLKLQGFTGELRGHEFHYSKLLRSGPLESIANVTTASGKVSGTPVYRKGNTFASYIHMYWGAEPGFPLWLLEA, from the coding sequence ATGATTGCCCCCTTCAGCGCGTTCCTCATTGCCGCCCCCTCCAGCGGTTCGGGTAAAACGACCCTGACGCTCGCCCTCCTCCGCCTTCTTTCAAGACGGGGGCTCGGGGTGCAGCCCTTCAAGTGCGGCCCCGACTACCTCGACACCCGCCTGCACGGCATGGCTGCTTCAGTTGAGGGGCGTGAGCGCCTGGGCATCAACCTTGATACCTTCATGGCTCCTCCGGCGCACGCCCGGGAGCTGTTCGGCCGCTGGTCGGCGGATGCTGACGTGGCTGTTGTGGAAGGGGTGATGGGGCTGTTCGACGGGGCGGAAAAGGATCGGGGGAGCAGCGCTGAAATCGCAAAACTGCTCGGCCTTCCGGTGGTGATGGTTGTCGACGCCCGGAGCATGGCTTATTCAGCCGCACCGCTGCTTCACGGGTTCCGCACCTTCGACGCGCGTCTGAATCTCTCGGGCGTCATCTTCAACCGGGTCAACACCCCGTCGCACTACAGCTATCTGGAAGCCGCAGCCCGGGACGCCGGCGTCGAACCGCTCGGCTATGTGCCGAAAAATGAAGCTATCGCCATCAGCGAACGCCATCTCGGCCTGAACACCTCCGTGTCGTACGACCGGGAAGGCGTGATTGAACGCATGGCCGACCATGTTGCCGAAACCCTCGACATCGACCGCCTGCTGGCTCTCTCGGCAGTGCCGCGTCCAGAGGCGCCTGCCGACCTTCCTCGAGGGACCGGTGGAAAGCGGGTCATTGCCGTAGCGCGCGATGAGGCGTTCAGCTTTCTCTACCAGGAAAACCTCGAGGTGCTCCGGCGCTACGGCCGCATCGAATGGTTCAGCCCGCTTGAGGACGACCGCCTGCCGGAAGCGGATCTTGTCTGCCTTGCAGGAGGCTATCCCGAACTCTATGCGGAGCAGCTCGCACGCAATACTGCGATGCGCGGGGCCGTTGCCGCATACTGCCGCTCGGGCGGGCGCACCTGGGCGGAATGCGGCGGCATGATGTACCTCGCAGAGGCCATCACGCTTGCCGACGGCAGCCGGCACCCCATGTGCGGCGTGCTTGACCTCGAGACCACGATGCAGCAGGCCTCCCTCACCCTCGGCTACCGCTCACTCAAGCTTCAAGGCTTTACGGGGGAGCTGCGCGGCCACGAGTTCCACTACTCGAAGCTGCTCCGTTCAGGCCCGCTTGAGAGCATCGCCAATGTCACTACGGCAAGCGGCAAGGTTTCCGGGACCCCCGTCTACCGCAAAGGGAACACCTTTGCGTCGTATATCCATATGTACTGGGGGGCGGAGCCCGGGTTTCCCCTGTGGCTTCTTGAGGCATGA
- a CDS encoding SDR family oxidoreductase, with product MQNESISILGCGWLGLPLAAELSSRGFPVKGSTTSEDHVSLLQEAGIEPYLLSLDPELEGDEVADFLQSDTLIINFPPERRDDIEEYHVLQFSSLIDAIRLSPVHHVLMVSSTSVYPALNREVVEEDALEPDSPSGRALLTVEEMLMQERGFQTTVLRFAGLVGYDRTPSNYLGRMKEITAPSQPMNLIHRDDCIAIMMEIIRLGQWGEVFNACSSVHPKRIDYYTKAAEKAGVPLPPAAGGDAPFKIVSSRKLENAIGYTFLHPDPMADL from the coding sequence ATGCAGAACGAATCCATAAGCATCCTCGGCTGCGGCTGGCTGGGCCTTCCGCTCGCAGCGGAACTGTCTTCGCGGGGCTTCCCGGTCAAAGGATCCACGACCTCCGAAGATCACGTCTCCCTGCTTCAGGAAGCGGGCATCGAACCCTATCTGCTCAGCCTCGATCCGGAGCTTGAGGGCGACGAGGTTGCGGACTTCCTGCAGAGCGACACCCTCATCATCAACTTCCCGCCGGAGCGCAGAGATGATATTGAAGAGTACCATGTGCTGCAGTTTTCCTCGCTGATCGATGCCATCCGTCTCTCCCCGGTCCATCATGTCCTCATGGTGAGTTCAACGTCCGTCTACCCCGCCCTCAACCGTGAGGTTGTGGAGGAGGACGCTCTGGAACCGGACTCCCCGTCGGGCCGTGCGCTCCTTACGGTGGAGGAGATGCTCATGCAGGAGAGAGGGTTCCAGACGACGGTGCTGCGATTTGCAGGCCTCGTCGGATACGACCGTACGCCCTCTAACTACCTCGGGCGCATGAAGGAGATTACGGCACCCAGCCAGCCGATGAACCTCATCCACCGCGATGACTGCATCGCCATCATGATGGAGATCATACGGCTCGGCCAGTGGGGGGAGGTGTTCAACGCCTGCAGCTCCGTGCACCCGAAGCGCATCGACTACTACACGAAAGCTGCCGAAAAGGCCGGTGTACCCCTGCCCCCGGCAGCCGGAGGAGACGCTCCCTTCAAGATCGTCAGCAGCCGCAAGCTGGAGAATGCCATCGGCTACACCTTCCTCCACCCTGATCCGATGGCCGACCTCTGA
- a CDS encoding cysteine-rich CWC family protein, with amino-acid sequence MSFRHSRWKGTCFFQRWRTGFAALSSMDGVRPFARRLLASGCYRRDKGNRQPRQHSGVMTHSDASHAGTPLQRTCPNCGATFTCWNSPSCWCAGRTLPESVKSWLADRYATCVCPACLDRLIAEDAAGMQKEQDG; translated from the coding sequence ATGAGCTTCCGGCACTCCAGATGGAAGGGGACCTGTTTCTTCCAGCGATGGAGGACGGGCTTCGCCGCTCTCTCTTCGATGGATGGCGTAAGGCCCTTTGCCAGACGCTTGCTTGCTAGTGGGTGCTATCGGAGAGACAAAGGTAACCGACAACCAAGACAACATTCAGGCGTGATGACACACAGCGATGCATCCCATGCCGGCACACCCTTACAGCGCACCTGCCCGAATTGCGGCGCTACTTTCACCTGCTGGAACTCACCTTCCTGCTGGTGCGCAGGGCGCACCCTCCCGGAGTCCGTAAAAAGCTGGCTTGCCGACCGCTACGCCACCTGCGTCTGCCCCGCCTGCCTCGATCGCCTCATCGCCGAAGATGCTGCAGGTATGCAGAAGGAGCAGGATGGATAG
- a CDS encoding MBL fold metallo-hydrolase — MPVKGNITVTVIVDNNALPGFAAEHGFSLWIETSGMRMLFDLGLGPAFRPNVLQLGIDLRTMDALVLSHGHYDHTGSVREALEAAPHARVCLHRGAFTDRWSIRGGTAKPTSMPESSRNAIKALREGQVCYALGPTELAPGVWVTGPVPRLREFEDPGGPFFLDTEGKIPDPIEDDMSLWIETPEGLVVMAGCCHSGIINTLEFITRTTGEHRIAAVMGGLHLSSASQERILRTAGELKRLGVRRVVTSHCTGEAATEQFRELLACPVEGSLAGMRLTLP; from the coding sequence ATGCCAGTGAAGGGAAACATCACCGTTACGGTCATCGTCGACAACAACGCCCTTCCGGGCTTCGCCGCAGAACACGGCTTTTCGCTATGGATTGAAACATCGGGGATGAGGATGCTGTTCGACCTGGGCCTCGGCCCCGCATTCCGGCCGAACGTCCTGCAGCTCGGCATAGATCTCAGGACCATGGACGCCCTGGTGCTCAGCCACGGCCATTACGACCATACCGGCAGTGTCCGTGAAGCACTCGAGGCAGCACCGCATGCAAGGGTGTGCCTCCACAGGGGGGCGTTCACCGACCGGTGGAGCATCCGCGGAGGCACGGCAAAACCGACCTCAATGCCCGAATCCTCACGAAACGCCATCAAGGCGCTCAGGGAAGGACAGGTATGCTACGCTCTCGGCCCTACGGAGCTCGCTCCGGGAGTGTGGGTGACGGGGCCGGTGCCGAGGCTGAGGGAGTTCGAGGACCCGGGCGGACCGTTCTTCCTCGACACTGAAGGCAAGATTCCGGACCCGATTGAAGACGACATGTCGCTCTGGATTGAAACCCCGGAAGGGCTTGTGGTAATGGCAGGATGCTGCCACTCGGGCATCATAAACACCCTGGAGTTCATCACCCGTACCACAGGAGAGCATCGGATAGCGGCCGTGATGGGCGGACTGCACCTCTCTTCGGCCTCTCAGGAACGGATCCTGCGAACGGCCGGGGAGCTCAAGCGCCTCGGCGTCCGGCGTGTGGTCACAAGCCACTGCACGGGTGAGGCGGCAACGGAACAGTTCAGGGAGCTGCTGGCATGCCCGGTTGAAGGAAGCCTTGCCGGCATGCGCCTTACTCTGCCTTGA